The DNA window TGATTCATACTGAATGAATGTTTATTTGAACCATTCACTCTAGCACATCTCTAGAGGCATCATTATCGATAAATTGAAACTATTGAAcattgaaataataataatcaacggaacacatataaaagaaaaggtttaattaataaaaaaatatatgctatatatttaaaaaataatttatgatAATAATGTAAGAAATTCATACTTATTCATATAAATTACCAATCAAAAACCGATAACACGATTATTTGGGACATCTCttagtctttttttttattcgtagaTATGGTAAAGACTAGAACCATATTTATTCAGGCACAAAATCGATTGTGTACTGctcaatttcatattaaataaaatgcaaACAAATGACACGAATTCtagtaatataataaaagtaTGGTGTCGTAGTAGATGAGCGATTATaatattatcacatttatattattactatTGAGGATCAAAGATATAACTTAAATCCTGTAATAAACACGATCCTCTTAggatgaaaaaaccggccaagagcgtgtcgggccacgctcagtgtagggttccgtagttttccgtatttttctcaaaaactactgaacctatcaagttcaaaataattttcctaaaaattctttataaagttctacttttgtgatttttttcatattttttgaacatatggttcaaaagttagaggggggggacgcactttttttttcctttaggagcgattgtttccgaaaatattaatattatcaaaaaacgatcttagtaaacccttattcatttttaagaggccattcaacgaaaacgtcgtaataatgtaaaattgatagttttagtcggcaaaatgctatactttccgtcatctaacagacttattaagttcaagattcgattaggacatcttcttaacttacatgttgtgagactggatttttgaaaactaactcacttaattaattatgattttttttctggtgcatgtttaggaaaacccgcgaaaagtgctgacttagtccgtctaatttgtaaaatttggatagttttgaatgcttcaagtggtaaatttgtattatgtatatcctgtactacaatcttatgagactacttctttgttataaggctttagaatagagtaaatgaggaaatgatgaatccaatttgtttcagaaatcaccttagaataagtgtcaatttcttcgaaaacttaagTGTTtctgaagtagttttaatataaaaataatctgcaacgcttacttaaacagattttatgcaaaagttttctattacttgcaatttaatatttttgacgattttttaaaaatgcctccttattaccggttacgcgcgcttgcgatgtcagtaccgcggcagagcttgtagaggcaggacgtatgacagtccgctccgcacgcggctcgacgatcgcgaagttattttgtcattgtgtgcggcacccgccgtgtccaaaaccgcacttgtgtgcgtgtttggctgcactgttgcatgtatactgcgaccgaaaactttgatccttgggttgacgactttggtaactaactaattaacttgactaatatttttagtaggtattatttattattgaatatcattttaggttactgactcgtgtcaacaaaatctttgacaatagatggtactcaggatctgatgatgaagtcagatggtagtcatgagttctcatcaaccaggtcttgaaaccatttcgtgtttgggctcgtttgattcgcctcaacaagatctttgacaagaggtgatggtacccaggatctgatgatgaagccggaaggtagtcaagagaattcaacaaccaggtcttgaaaccgcttcgagtttgggctcgtttgattcgtctcaacaagatctttgacaagagatggtacccaggatctgatggtgaagccggaaggtagtcaagagtattcaacaaccaggtcttgaaactcctttgtgtttgggctcgtttgattcgtctcaacaagatctttgacaagagatggtacccaggatctgatgatgaagctggaaggtggtcaagagaattcatcaaccaggtcttgaaacaacttcgtgtttgggctcgtttgatttgtctcaacaagatctttgacaagagatggtacccaggatctgatgatgaagacaGATGGTAGTCaagagttctcatcaaccaggtcttgtaaccacttcgtgtttgggttcgtttgattcgtctcaacaagatctttgacaagagatggtaatcactcttttatactctggcgcatccactgtctcagtgtgtcaccaGTCaattaaagcaggtaggcgtagcgtagagttgtatttccttacaaaaaactaatatataGATGTGGACCGTCCTGTGCTcacatgcaattaaaacaacataatatttaaaaaccggccaagagcgtgtggGGCCATGCTCAgtctagggttccgtagttttccgtatttttctcaaaaactacagaacctatcaagttcaaaacagttttcctagaaagtttataaagttctacttttgtgattttttaaatattttttaaatatatggttaaaaagttagaggggcggGGGGtacacacatttttttcctttaggagcgattatttccgaaaatattaatattatcaaaaaacgatttcagtaattcatttttaaatacctatcaacaatatcacacgttagggttgaaatgaaaaaaaaatcactccctactttacgtgtaggggggcaccctaataaaacattttttccactttttatttttgcactttgtcggcgtgacccgcgtgactgatatacatattgtggtaccaaatttcagctctctagtgctaacggtcactgagattatccgcggacgggcggacggacggacggacaaactacgaaaccctaaaaacacaataacacattttaaatataaaaaaactacttaaaattaaagaaaaccgatcttagttccattatacatatgtacctagaaaacataccatatacaaaatgaaataaaactaagaaaacggattatattcattatacgcgatataatctgattccataaatttatttcatgagtaactatcgcggtgacagaagacaatattatatacataacGGCGCGCGGTTTATTTGATTCGATTGTTTTTCAAATTGTTTAATTTTCGGGTAGTTGCGATTTGTTTATgacatttgatttattttaagagCGGGTAATCCCGAATGGAGTTGTAAGTGTCATGGCTGCGCGGGACGTCATTCATTGACTGCGCCCCGCACGAGATGGTCGCTTACAAACCCATTAGCTCTTGCTTATGATTTGTAATCgtgatttatttttgtgatcaTCGAATGTTTTTGtcgtaaattaattttaatagtaAACACAGTGATTTAACAGTATCGTTTGAGTGTTATTTCGTGAAAACCTGCACGTGCACGCCCACGCGACATGAATATGTCGAACACGCCTTCGGATACGCCTGTTCGGCCTCCCAATACCCCGACATCGGAAGTGAGATTACCAGAAACGGTGCAGGATAACCCTACAGGCCAGAGTGGTGTTATTTTGAATAATAGTGACAATCAAATGTGgaaaattttatttgaaatgcAGCAACGGCAAATGATCGAATTGATTAGTACCATTAAGGAACCAAATACTAAAGGTACTAAACTAGTACTTCCTGAATTTAATCCTGAATCTGGAGATAGCGATGCTCGGGCGTGGTGCGCTACAGTGGATTTGTGCATACAAGAAAAAGAGATAACAAGTAGCAACCTAATTATTGCCCTGAGTCGAGCTCTAAAAGGCACGGCAGCGTCTTGGCTGGCCCAGAATAGTTTTGCTGGGATAACTTGGCCTCAGATAAAAGACTCTTTTCTTGCTCGTTTTGATTACGTCGAAACACCAGCTGCTACATTATACAGGCTGCTCAATGAGAACCCAAAAGATGGTGAATGTTTAGCGTCATACGCTAATCGGTTTTTAAGCACGCTAATGAATAGGTGGAGTTCTTTATCAAATGAGCAGATAGCTATAGCTGTAACCTTAGCACATGCATCTAAAACTGACCCACGACTACAAAGACTGGCTTTTACTACGGAAATCGACACTAGAGTGAAAATGCAACAAGAACTGATGGCCTATACGTATCGTAAGAGAGGACCTGCGACACAAGATAAACAGTTGGCACAAAATGATGCTAAACGCCCACGTGTTGATTCATTACGGAGGTGCTACCTTTGTAACAAGCCGGGCCACTTGGCAAGTGATTGCTGTGTTAAAAACGATTCAAGTCCGGCATCGACATTGAAGAATACGACGGAAGTTCCAACGAAGCTATCTTCGCTCACTTGTTTCTCCTGTGGTGAAAGAGGACATATATCAACCCGCTGCACGAAGAAAGAAGATCGTTCTGGCGAAGCGGTTGTGGAGCGTCGAGTGAATATGTGCACTGTCAAGCAAACGTCAGACCAACTGTCTACAAATCACGGTGAGAAGTATTTATTCTGTTTTGATAAGGGTGCTGAAATGCGGAATGCTCTCTAATTAGAGAAAGTGTAGCTAATATTTTCTGGGTAAACGACAGCAAAATATAGTAAATTTATTTGACTTAGATAAACAATGTTATGGTTTATAGTGTAGTATTCAAATTTTAGCCACGGTCAACAATGTCAACATAACACTCAGTGCAATTGCTTTTCGATACTATACCTGATGATTTGCATACCAAGAGCGCGAGATGTATTGACGTTAGGGTATTCAGTAGAAATTACTGAGAATAaacttgttaaaaaaaaaaagatggtaGCTGTTTGCGAAGTAGGTTCTAaagtaaatgataaaaaaaaaaacacaataataCCGACATTCCTACCGACTTTCGGGGACAGGTACTGATGTTACTCAAAGAAAATGTAGACCATTTTGTCAAAGGGTCTCCAACTAGTAAAGTTAGCACCGGGCGGCCGGCAGTTAGAAATAAAATTAGCTGGTCCGAATCGTACTGTGCAAAGACGACCTGTTAGAAGCAGGCATAATTCAAGATTGGAGCTATACTGGTGCAACCTGTGAAGGTAAATTACGCGTGATCGAATACTGTAGCTACCGAACCTCTAACGCTGAGTCTTGATATCAAGTCTGGATATCATAGGAGCTAGATACCCTGACCATTGTGAATACCAACGTTTCCGGCATTATTTGCAAAGGCATAGATTTTAAAGTAGTTACTAATTGCAATGCCGGAAAAGCATCCAAATCGAAATTAGACCTCGCACTGCGTGTGCACCGTTGGTGATGTTTCCTACAGATTTTCGAGTTTGATATCGAATATCGccagagtaaaaaaaaaaaaaaaaacccacaTGGTATCTTAATTGCATTCTGGGCAAGTTCAAGCTGAACTCCGTCCAATTCCTAAAGTtggaattattatttttaagttccAGAATTCCGCACTAGAACAGAAACAACCGAAATTAGCATAGAGTCAGGATGTCCTAACGGCGCTCGTCAGTACAAACGAGTGATGTTGCGttgctattttttttgtatgttgttTTAGGTGTGAATAGAATGTAGTTTGATAAATGGTAGTCTTGGTGAAAAGTAGCAGCTTAAATGACATTTATTAGCATTAGTGGCATTACCTAAGCCTTGGTGGCAGTACTTAGCCTTGGTGGCATTACTTAAGCCTTGGTGGCAATACTTAGCATTAGTGGCATTACTGAAGCCTTGGTGGCAATACTTAGCCTTGGTGGCATTACTGAAGCCTTGGTGGCAATACTTAGCTTTACTGGCGTTACTTAAGCCTTGGTGGAAATACTTAGCCTTGGTGGCATTACTGAAGCCTTGGTGGCAATATTTAGCCTTGATGGCATTGCTTATACTTAGCCTTAGTGGCATTACTTATACTTAGCCTTGGTGGCATTACTGAAGCCTTGGTGGAAATACTTAGCTTTAGTGACATTACTTAAGCCTTGGTGGCAATACTTAGCCTTGGTGGCATTACTTAAGCCTTGGTGGCAATACTTAGCCTTGATGGCATTACTTATCCTGGGTGAAATTGGCATTACGTAGCCTTGGTGGCATAATCATAGCCTTGATGGCATAACTTAACTTTGGTGGCATAGCCTTGGTGGCAGTACTTAACATGTTAGTTACACAAGCTGGTTTTGCCAGTTGTTGTGCTGGAATTCAAGAGGTGCAAAGAAAGATGTTTGGTAACGGTTTAATTAGTGTGTTCAAGTTGTATTCCGGTCAGAATGACCGAGCAGGTTGCTGTGTTGTACATTGGTGGTTTTATTGTTCACAGATGAACCAGACAGCAGAGATGATACACACGAGGACGTGTGATTATGCAGGACGGCCGTAACGGCGCGCGGTTTATTTGATTCGATTGTTTTTCAAATTGTTTAATTTTCGGGTAGTTGCGATTTGTTTATgacatttgatttattttaagagCGGGTAATCCCGAATGGAGTTGTAAGTGTCATGGCTGCGCGGGACGTCATTCATTGACTGCGCCCCGCACGAGATGGTCGCTTACAAACCCATTAGCTCTTGCTTATGATTTGTAATCgtgatttatttttgtgatcaTCGAATGTTTTTGtcgtaaattaattttaatagtaAACACAGTGATTTAACAGTATCGTTTGAGTGTTATTTCGTGAAAACCTGCACGTGCACGCCCACGCGACATGAATATGTCGAACACGCCTTCGGATACGCCTGTTCGGCCTCCCAATACCCCGacatacacaatttattatattataaaagttttttaatctatttcttccaaggctacacacgttttaaaagataatttttaagaaaaaaaaaccgccttggactggccaagagcgtgtcgggccacgctcagtgtagggttccgtagtttcccgtatttttctcaaaaactactgaatttatcaagttcaaatcaattttcctagaaagtctttataaagttctacttttgtgatttttttcatatttttttaaacatatggttcaaaagttagaggggagggggggacgcacttttatttcctttaggagcgattagttccgaaaatattaatattatcaaaaaacgattttagtaaacccttattcatttttaaatacctatccaacaatatatcacacgttggggttggaatgaaaaaaaaatatcatccccccactttacatgtagggggggttccctaataaaacatttttttccattttttatttttgcactttgttggcgtgattgatatacatattggtaccaaatttcagctttctagtgcttacggttactgagattatccgcggacggacggacggacggacagacagagatggcgaaactataagggttcctagttgactacggaaccctaaaaactgtgataagtttaataattaaactaaaaggtcaagtattgatgcacgaaatcatgtatgcaaatatgtaatatatatggtggtatttttacgcaagtatcaataatggttagtccgctacgctactgacggcgtggcggtaccgaccatgaatgctatccctttcgctctagccgcacgtaaggttggttcgaagaggatcgcacgctatgtctgtaccgcaggctacaatcgttatgcttctggttatagtgtgcgtctgcacacaggcgcacgccagcgccgccggcgccgaaatgcgagcaagcagattttttgaaagcgctcttaaatacctatccaacaatatatcacacgttggggttggaatgaaaaaaaatatcagcccccactttacatgtagggggggtaccctaataaaacatttttttccattttttatttttgcactttgtcggcgtgattgatatacatatttataccaaatttcagctttctagtgctaacggttactgagattatccgcggacggacggacggacagacagacatggcgaaactataagggttcctagttgactacggaaccctaaaaatgtataaaCGCATTTATACTGTATTCACAAGCACATTAAGTGCATTTGTGTATATTTTCAGTACCTGATTAATTTAGCAAGGTCAATTTTATTAAAGCTTTCAAATTTAGGAAACAATAAAAAATCctttaacaatattttatttctataagtatTGTTAACAAAACATTATCTACAAATGACTGAAAAAATCATATCACTACATCAATGTTCCTAAATATATTAGATTTTATCGGAAATAGGATATTCCATTAAACCAAAGACCTCTGGGTAGAACCTTTACACTAGAGTGCATTTTGATTCTTCATATGGGTAAATGCATAATTCGTTTCAAATTGTGACAATGACTGAAAtgttgaaaaataaatacaatgtttATATACTTTGAATAAATCAAAAGGAAATATTGAAATTTACATAAAGGGTACCTATTTACTCTATTTATAACTAACAACCTAACATTAAAGCATTCAGGGTGACATTATGGATAGAACAATATAATATGACTGAATATTGTTTAGCTTGGTTAGGGGTATGGTTTATCGCGGCATCGGTGGCATATTTGGCATGGGCCCTGATAAGGCAGTATTGGTTCCCAGTAACACCTGTAAAACAAACAGAAATAATGTTATTCCATTTAAAATGTAATAGATTTACGGCCCTGCCACGACACtgatctaagcgcgacagcagtgagcggcagccatacgtgcgaattaAAATTCCCATAGccgtgtctcgcttcaatgtatggtcgccactcaccgctgtcgcgcttaggccaatgtcgtggctgagccgttatagtgtattttttatcatgaaataaagaaacatATCTATATATACTAAGCTTATGATGGCACCTATTATGATCAGTCATTTAAAAGATAAATTTGAATTAGGTTTTAGAAAATTAAGTGAATGATACTATTCCAAAAAACATAGAACAGTAACAACCTAATGACAGTTATTAATCTCTTATAGAACTATCTAGATACTACTTGCATGATTGATAATTTCATCTTATTCATATCAAGCATCATTCTAAATCAGTGGTGGCCCATATTTTATTGGGGGCAAAAAtatgaaggaattttagaggTGGGCCAGGTTTACACTAAAAATGCATTCTTTCTGCAGTGCTGGGCCATATCAGAAACTAGTTTGAAGGACCAGTAGAAGGCTGGATTAGGCCTGCGGGTCATACCTTAGCCAGCACTGCTCTAGACTAGAATAAGTTTTTAGTTACTATTTTAGTTTACTGAAATGTAAATGGTACATTTTATTAGCAAGGCTTACTTGTTTCTGTTGAGACTTTTGCATCTCCTCTACTTGAGCTCTCTCCACTTCGAAAATGACAGGCGCGAACAGTATTACAGACGAGCTGGCCACAATCCATACCAGCGAACGGGACAAACCATAGAATGCTTTAGCTCCGGATCTGGACAAGAAACATGCAATATTAACATTAAGGTATGAGAGGATAACTTAAAATAAAGGGCCATGATGGCAGCAAGACattgtgaaaatttttgtgctttaatgaaaattttaataagCTAATAACCttattttgaatatattttttataataaaagtttactaactaactattttgggtCAAtaatccaaagtgaatcttggcctcagAAATGAGAGATCACCACCTGTCCCGGTCCTGCACAACTTCTTGCCAGTAACTAACTTGAAGCTGACCCAGTTACAAGTGGAAAGTGATTctaataactattaatatttacatacataatactAATGATAGAAATATAGATAATATCGAAAAATCACTCAATCAAATAAGAGTGATAATTGTATAATCTTACAACTTACATTGTCTTGGTAGTTAAGGTGTATGTTCCATTTCTGACACATTGCGGAAACATTTCAGTCAGTCCCCATAGTCTTTCAGACAGGGTCTCATCTGGTTCCTAAAAAAAATTggcattttatttaaaataattatacaatgaCTTTCATCAATCAACATAACCtattataaaaaccggccaagtgcgagttggactcgcccaccgagggttccgtacaaactttcaatggttaaaataatcatactacctatactcatattcatttattcatatttgtaacgccattttacacgtcaagatttgatttgaCGTTGATTGttgtgacgttaaataaatgaattctattctattctattctattctatttaaaaaaataatatttatacagcaataatacttagagaataaatagacagaagattgaaattacaaaaagttacgcaatattcacataaaaatgcacaaacatatttttctaattaggtaataaaaaaattgtcattagtgtagaacgggtgctcgaccagccaattttttaagcga is part of the Leguminivora glycinivorella isolate SPB_JAAS2020 chromosome 10, LegGlyc_1.1, whole genome shotgun sequence genome and encodes:
- the LOC125230424 gene encoding mitochondrial import receptor subunit TOM22 homolog isoform X2: MSIEHPCACSSPTICLSANTKELATLGSSPELGGPLKEYDDEPDETLSERLWGLTEMFPQCVRNGTYTLTTKTISGAKAFYGLSRSLVWIVASSSVILFAPVIFEVERAQVEEMQKSQQKQVLLGTNTALSGPMPNMPPMPR
- the LOC125230424 gene encoding mitochondrial import receptor subunit TOM22 homolog isoform X1, which codes for MLMDLTDELEQSDSGMESLTASKDDTPERKPEDNFSLPVLGSSPELGGPLKEYDDEPDETLSERLWGLTEMFPQCVRNGTYTLTTKTISGAKAFYGLSRSLVWIVASSSVILFAPVIFEVERAQVEEMQKSQQKQVLLGTNTALSGPMPNMPPMPR